A window of the Mus pahari chromosome 1, PAHARI_EIJ_v1.1, whole genome shotgun sequence genome harbors these coding sequences:
- the Fam187b gene encoding protein FAM187B isoform X1 produces MLATLWLVGLSLPVLWAQRLISCPYKNVCQCALLSGSDVILQCNYPKALWYFSSSLEDKLSLVNSIPDGRVLPGSDLQLSDPKPSQTGLYRCLDEHKARLVEYEIDFQDIALLHITHKDLGQEPMRNESMNLGGKVLVFTRWDPWQDCNRCQQPGERKRLGYCYVEEPLEKPMPCWLYLRGEKVTNSRMRPELQVQACQVPCDTSTETSQPYFVFDTYLLDRPNNNVRLECPLGSIYRPVHWEADNSPLTWQDQLSGQEISTIMDLHSGGQHLKVFQPATYRCFVEQELIAQFNPTERQSKAQESWQSRIQPGKADSVFRGLQLVLLSVSVLAIGGLLCKVVFRPVCSKKRSQVLLVK; encoded by the exons ATGCTGGCCACTCTGTGGCTGGTTGGTCTTTCTCTTCCCGTGCTGTGGGCACAGAGACTAATCAGCTGTCCCTACAAGAATGTGTGTCAGTGTGCCCTTCTCTCAGGCAGTGACGTGATACTGCAGTGTAACTACCCCAAAGCACTTTGgtatttttcttcatctttagaGGACAAACTGTCCCTGGTCAACTCCATTCCTGATGGGAGGGTACTGCCTGGGAGCGACCTGCAGTTGTCTGACCCTAAGCCTTCCCAGACAGGCCTCTACCGCTGCCTGGATGAGCACAAGGCCCGTTTAGTAGAATATGAGATTGACTTCCAGGACATAGCTCTGTTGCACATCACTCACAAAGACCTGGGCCAAGAGCCCATGCGAAATGAGAGCATGAACCTGGGAGGCAAGGTTCTTGTTTTTACCCGCTGGGATCCTTGGCAAGATTGTAACCGTTGCCAACAGCCCGGTGAGCGTAAACGTCTAGGCTACTGCTATGTGGAGGAGCCCCTAGAAAAGCCCATGCCTTGCTGGCTCTACCTGAGAGGGGAGAAGGTGACCAACAGCCGCATGCGGCCTGAACTCCAGGTACAAGCCTGCCAGGTGCCCTGTGACACCTCCACGGAGACCAGCCAGCCGTACTTCGTCTTTGACACATATCTGCTGGACAGACCCAACAACAATGTTCGACTCGAGTGTCCCTTGGGTTCCATCTACAG GCCTGTCCACTGGGAAGCTGACAACAGCCCTCTGACATGGCAGGACCAGCTCTCTGGCCAGGAGATCAGCACCATCATGGACCTGCACAGCGGTGGTCAGCACCTGAAGGTCTTCCAGCCAGCCACTTACAGATGTTTTGTGGAGCAGGAGCTCATAGCCCAGTTCAACCCCACTGAGAGACAATCCAAAGCCCAGGAGTCTTGGCAGTCCAGGATCCAGCCAGGCAAGGCAGACTCCGTGTTTAGGGGATTGCAGTTGGTGCTGCTGAGTGTCTCTGTACTGGCCATTGGAGGGCTTCTCTGTAAGGTGGTTTTCCGTCCTGTCTGCAGCAAGAAGAGGAGTCAGGTCCTCCTGGTGAAATAA
- the Fam187b gene encoding protein FAM187B isoform X2: protein MNETLNLGHREVVYTQWGPWQRCNNCARQGERKRLGYCYIKEPLEEPVPCGLYLWGANMFYPRVRPEMQVEICSVGCQGHLTGGDYVIFDNFRLTEESGSARLTCPFASIYRPVHWEADNSPLTWQDQLSGQEISTIMDLHSGGQHLKVFQPATYRCFVEQELIAQFNPTERQSKAQESWQSRIQPGKADSVFRGLQLVLLSVSVLAIGGLLCKVVFRPVCSKKRSQVLLVK from the exons ATGAATGAGACACTGAACCTGGGCCACAGAGAGGTAGTGTATACCCAGTGGGGACCTTGGCAGAGATGCAATAACTGTGCGAGACAGGGAGAGCGCAAACGCCTGGGTTACTGCTACATCAAGGAGCCCTTGGAGGAGCCTGTACCCTGTGGCCTCTACTTGTGGGGTGCAAATATGTTTTACCCCCGAGTAAGGCCTGAGATGCAGGTGGAAATCTGCTCTGTGGGGTGCCAAGGCCATCTGACGGGTGGAGACTACGTCATCTTCGATAACTTCAGGCTCACAGAGGAGTCCGGATCGGCACGGCTCACCTGCCCCTTCGCATCCATCTACAG GCCTGTCCACTGGGAAGCTGACAACAGCCCTCTGACATGGCAGGACCAGCTCTCTGGCCAGGAGATCAGCACCATCATGGACCTGCACAGCGGTGGTCAGCACCTGAAGGTCTTCCAGCCAGCCACTTACAGATGTTTTGTGGAGCAGGAGCTCATAGCCCAGTTCAACCCCACTGAGAGACAATCCAAAGCCCAGGAGTCTTGGCAGTCCAGGATCCAGCCAGGCAAGGCAGACTCCGTGTTTAGGGGATTGCAGTTGGTGCTGCTGAGTGTCTCTGTACTGGCCATTGGAGGGCTTCTCTGTAAGGTGGTTTTCCGTCCTGTCTGCAGCAAGAAGAGGAGTCAGGTCCTCCTGGTGAAATAA